CTCTGTAAGATATACTCAAAATTTTTGCCATAAGGCGGGCGTGCTCAAAATCTTCAAGAGGTGTAGAGACATCTGGCAAAAAAATTGAATGCACATTTTCATTTCCCACCGCCATGGTAGCCAATTTTGCTACAAGTGATGAATCCACTCCGCCTGATAAGCCAATAACAATCTTTTCTCTCCCGCTATTTTCTTTATAATCTCTTATGAAGTTAAGTATAATATTTAGCACTTCTTCTTCATTTATATTTAGCATAAAAAGATATATTAAAAAAGAATTTATTTCTTCCTATGAAAATTTGCACAGTAAGCATGAGCCCAAAACTGGGAAATAAGAAGAAAAATATTGATAAAATGGAAAAATTTATAAAGAAGGAAGATGCAGACTTATATATATTTGGAGAAATGTCATTGACTGGCTATGCCTGCAGGGAGGAGATTTTTTCCCTTGCGGAAGGAAAGGATGGCGAGTCAATAAAGAAAATTAGAGAAATATGTGATGATAAAGGATTAATCTTTGGAATGCCTTTTGAGGAAAGAAAGGGAATAATATATAATTCAGCTGTTTTTGTGAAGCCAGATGGTGTTGAAATATACAACAAAAATTTTCTTGCAAATTTTGGACCATTTGAAGAAAAATTTTATTTTTCTCCTGGAAAAGACTTACCAGTTTTTAATTTTAAGGGATGGAAAATAGGAATAGCCATATGCTACGATATTTTCTTTCCTGAATTGATAAAAGGAATAGCATTGAAAGGGGCTGATTTAATAGTATGCATATCTGCTTCACCCTCCCTAACAAGAAAGCAATTTGAAAGTGTGCTTCCTTCAAGAGCAATAGAAAATACAGTATTTGTTGCATATTCAAATCTCGTTGGAGAGGAAAATGGGCTTTCTTTCTGGGGAGGAAGCAGAGTATATAAACCAAATGGGGAAATAATAAATAAAACAGAATATTTTAAGGAAGAAAGTGTAGTATGCGAAATTGATATG
This sequence is a window from Thermoplasmatales archaeon. Protein-coding genes within it:
- a CDS encoding carbon-nitrogen hydrolase family protein, with protein sequence MKICTVSMSPKLGNKKKNIDKMEKFIKKEDADLYIFGEMSLTGYACREEIFSLAEGKDGESIKKIREICDDKGLIFGMPFEERKGIIYNSAVFVKPDGVEIYNKNFLANFGPFEEKFYFSPGKDLPVFNFKGWKIGIAICYDIFFPELIKGIALKGADLIVCISASPSLTRKQFESVLPSRAIENTVFVAYSNLVGEENGLSFWGGSRVYKPNGEIINKTEYFKEESVVCEIDMNELREARIARPTLKDTTPDIFLELYNISRHKEVFNEYVKIGIEMGERAKKEMKIEEVDLYGNEDVAFGIKVATGCRVNLYRSNEIKAIFKGDKEMEIKPENNKTF